Proteins from a genomic interval of Lolium perenne isolate Kyuss_39 chromosome 1, Kyuss_2.0, whole genome shotgun sequence:
- the LOC127323104 gene encoding protein S40-1, with amino-acid sequence MDQELQEADVLWPDVNHRADDHRCHGHGYQPQRRESRQPHYADIARAPRQASSAPVGIPEIKRSPTTEQGSWAPRRCCSEDLDGGVDRAASASFVAPHEMAARRRCGEGDEERSVCVGHGRTLKGRDLRSVRTAVLRMTGFLET; translated from the coding sequence ATGGATCAGGAGCTCCAAGAAGCCGACGTCCTGTGGCCGGACGTCAACCACCGCGCCGATGATCATCGCTGCCACGGCCATGGTTACCAGCCGCAGCGCCGGGAGAGCAGGCAGCCCCACTACGCCGACATCGCGCGCGCGCCGCGGCAGGCGTCGTCGGCGCCCGTGGGCATCCCGGAAATAAAAAGGTCCCCGACGACGGAGCAGGGCTCATGGGCGCCGCGGAGATGCTGCAGCGAAGACCTTGATGGTGGCGTGGACAGGGCGGCGTCGGCATCGTTCGTGGCGCCGCACGAGATGGCGGCGAGGCGGCGGTGCGGGGAGGGGGATGAGGAGCGGTCGGTGTGCGTGGGGCACGGGCGCACGCTCAAAGGCCGCGACCTCCGCTCCGTCCGCACCGCCGTGCTCCGCATGACCGGCTTCCTCGAGACCTGA